One part of the Pecten maximus chromosome 1, xPecMax1.1, whole genome shotgun sequence genome encodes these proteins:
- the LOC117333425 gene encoding uncharacterized protein LOC117333425 isoform X1, whose translation MKSSPGDITMMDPLEEQLHLIASDLNKLSNELEDREKAAAFRIQSMAARLERILGCVRTTGPAPRPANLPTAKRKRHTPVVATNSEDNCSDGSAYGLPAKPCDRESPCHREEPYQTVLRENHLYLMNDLQLDHTQILDKLVEEDVICTANAESLRRIPHRREKTRKLLTQLAGYGPKKFAGFKNALRFSHLHLFDKLEKTESQSKDMLSTEECLACKIARDVDINDVVDKLYRTGVLFREDLENVLQRKSRRESWILIFKCIKYAKDYGLNLLLGCLKHKYPHIAESVRKETDYIKCYCRKASENTEQSLLFISRTASGPYTAIDNHYMSLPHDFSMPRDPSEDMYEKCDDVGECLGFSLYANVNEFGTDLQEPYYENCLLKQGSIEPKDQCHAKENSRLETDGDRRYKRCLSWDNGMYFNSVESIIGVEDPTYIHPCSVDTLSCLTRDQSREHECESPASEDSSESAIVRRGAFRRRCGRESK comes from the exons ATGAAAAGTTCCCCGGGGGATATTACCATG atGGATCCTCTCGAGGAGCAGTTGCATCTGATTGCAAGTGACTTAAACAAATTATCCAATGAATTAGAAGATCGTGAGAAAGCAGCAGCTTTTAGGATACAGTCAATGGCGGCACGATTGGAACGCATCCTTGGATGTGTAAGAACGACTGGTCCTGCTCCTCGTCCGGCAAACCTTCCCACTGCAAAGAGAAAGAGGCACACACCAGTTGTGGCTACAAATAGCGAGGACAACTGCAGTGACGGCTCGGCATACGGACTTCCAGCCAAACCGTGCGACAGAG AATCCCCCTGTCATCGAGAGGAGCCCTACCAGACGGTGTTAAGAGAAAACCATCTGTATTTGATGAACGACTTGCAATTAGACCATACTCAAATTCTAGACAAATTAGTGGAGGAGGACGTTATTTGTACGGCTAACGCCGAGTCGCTCAGGCGGATCCCGCATAGGAGAGAAAAGACCAGAAAACTGCTTACGCAATTGGCGGGATATGGTCCCAAAAAATTCGCCGGATTCAAAAACGCCCTACGTTTCTCACATTTGCACCTCTTTGACAAACTTGAGAAGACTGAATCTCAAAGCAAAGATATGCTTTCTACCGAAGAGTGCTTAGCTTGTAAGATTGCCCGAGACGTGGACATCAATGATGTCGTTGATAAATTGTACAGGACAGGAGTCCTTTTTCGCGAGGATCTTGAGAACGTACTTCAAAGAAAAAGTCGCCGAGAATCATGGATTCTTATctttaaatgtatcaaatatgcTAAAGATTACGGACTGAATCTACTTTTGGGTTGCCTAAAACACAAATACCCACACATAGCAGAATCTGTTAGGAAGGAAACAGATTACATCAAGTGTTACTGTCGAAAAGCGAGTGAAAATACGGAACAGTCCTTATTGTTCATTAGCAGGACTGCATCTGGGCCCTACACGGCCATAGACAACCACTACATGTCGCTACCACATGACTTCAGTATGCCCAGAGACCCAAGTGAGGATATGTATGAAAAATGTGACGATGTTGGTGAATGTTTAGGATTTTCACTATACGCTAATGTCAATGAGTTCGGAACAGACTTACAAGAACCATATTATGAAAACTGTTTGTTAAAGCAAGGATCTATCGAACCGAAAGACCAATGCCATGCTAAAGAAAATTCTCGATTAGAGACTGATGGTGACAGACGATATAAGCGTTGCCTTTCCTGGGATAACGGGATGTATTTCAATAGTGTCGAGAGTATCATTGGTGTTGAGGATCCTACTTACATTCATCCCTGTAGCGTTGATACTCTGTCTTGTCTCACTCGTGACCAAAGTCGTGAACATGAGTGTGAGTCACCCGCGAGTGAGGATAGCTCAGAGAGTGCCATAGTCAGGCGTGGGGCATTCAGGCGCAGATGTGGAAGAGAATCGAAATAA
- the LOC117333425 gene encoding uncharacterized protein LOC117333425 isoform X2, producing MDPLEEQLHLIASDLNKLSNELEDREKAAAFRIQSMAARLERILGCVRTTGPAPRPANLPTAKRKRHTPVVATNSEDNCSDGSAYGLPAKPCDRESPCHREEPYQTVLRENHLYLMNDLQLDHTQILDKLVEEDVICTANAESLRRIPHRREKTRKLLTQLAGYGPKKFAGFKNALRFSHLHLFDKLEKTESQSKDMLSTEECLACKIARDVDINDVVDKLYRTGVLFREDLENVLQRKSRRESWILIFKCIKYAKDYGLNLLLGCLKHKYPHIAESVRKETDYIKCYCRKASENTEQSLLFISRTASGPYTAIDNHYMSLPHDFSMPRDPSEDMYEKCDDVGECLGFSLYANVNEFGTDLQEPYYENCLLKQGSIEPKDQCHAKENSRLETDGDRRYKRCLSWDNGMYFNSVESIIGVEDPTYIHPCSVDTLSCLTRDQSREHECESPASEDSSESAIVRRGAFRRRCGRESK from the exons atGGATCCTCTCGAGGAGCAGTTGCATCTGATTGCAAGTGACTTAAACAAATTATCCAATGAATTAGAAGATCGTGAGAAAGCAGCAGCTTTTAGGATACAGTCAATGGCGGCACGATTGGAACGCATCCTTGGATGTGTAAGAACGACTGGTCCTGCTCCTCGTCCGGCAAACCTTCCCACTGCAAAGAGAAAGAGGCACACACCAGTTGTGGCTACAAATAGCGAGGACAACTGCAGTGACGGCTCGGCATACGGACTTCCAGCCAAACCGTGCGACAGAG AATCCCCCTGTCATCGAGAGGAGCCCTACCAGACGGTGTTAAGAGAAAACCATCTGTATTTGATGAACGACTTGCAATTAGACCATACTCAAATTCTAGACAAATTAGTGGAGGAGGACGTTATTTGTACGGCTAACGCCGAGTCGCTCAGGCGGATCCCGCATAGGAGAGAAAAGACCAGAAAACTGCTTACGCAATTGGCGGGATATGGTCCCAAAAAATTCGCCGGATTCAAAAACGCCCTACGTTTCTCACATTTGCACCTCTTTGACAAACTTGAGAAGACTGAATCTCAAAGCAAAGATATGCTTTCTACCGAAGAGTGCTTAGCTTGTAAGATTGCCCGAGACGTGGACATCAATGATGTCGTTGATAAATTGTACAGGACAGGAGTCCTTTTTCGCGAGGATCTTGAGAACGTACTTCAAAGAAAAAGTCGCCGAGAATCATGGATTCTTATctttaaatgtatcaaatatgcTAAAGATTACGGACTGAATCTACTTTTGGGTTGCCTAAAACACAAATACCCACACATAGCAGAATCTGTTAGGAAGGAAACAGATTACATCAAGTGTTACTGTCGAAAAGCGAGTGAAAATACGGAACAGTCCTTATTGTTCATTAGCAGGACTGCATCTGGGCCCTACACGGCCATAGACAACCACTACATGTCGCTACCACATGACTTCAGTATGCCCAGAGACCCAAGTGAGGATATGTATGAAAAATGTGACGATGTTGGTGAATGTTTAGGATTTTCACTATACGCTAATGTCAATGAGTTCGGAACAGACTTACAAGAACCATATTATGAAAACTGTTTGTTAAAGCAAGGATCTATCGAACCGAAAGACCAATGCCATGCTAAAGAAAATTCTCGATTAGAGACTGATGGTGACAGACGATATAAGCGTTGCCTTTCCTGGGATAACGGGATGTATTTCAATAGTGTCGAGAGTATCATTGGTGTTGAGGATCCTACTTACATTCATCCCTGTAGCGTTGATACTCTGTCTTGTCTCACTCGTGACCAAAGTCGTGAACATGAGTGTGAGTCACCCGCGAGTGAGGATAGCTCAGAGAGTGCCATAGTCAGGCGTGGGGCATTCAGGCGCAGATGTGGAAGAGAATCGAAATAA